Proteins encoded in a region of the Campylobacter geochelonis genome:
- a CDS encoding Calx-beta domain-containing protein has protein sequence MAKEIILTVEELMNPKIMTNLFLYGEKTKPNNDRVISEEFIDRKGNGEKYGVIVKILPNEISKFMNTYGRFANASQTAVVKEFFDNSSLKPGIYARNDIVISNDKGEYNHSYKDMFFKGSDKEEWARRLYILNSQSFTVNSFAKFIVNKDGTKHIENLTMIPYYDNFDFDSGSLVGNIGNNLYLKDDIDPYKIGKTVSIQYPSSSELQNIHTNSKIYTFADYENDKRRYNEEHSYISPADMLTPILNISDELWNSGVTKFIDNEGKVIIYGTNSSDVINRISSSARHLYEYYLKNKDKGVVIIAGKDGDKILGSVFGNDILYSSGSISKEDNYADELRGFSGFDTYYVGDKDIIEDSDGIGMINFNGITLKGAKLEKGSTNRYKDKEGNTYIRKEDGFKYEGKDGKTLTVNSKFEENTQSGVITYTTLGVVLNDNDIVVNVSNPTQQEVKGYIEFIISLDEVSSKDLTFRLKSIKGSATETIDYEAVDKLITIKAGDKEYKLAVKIAKDGKSVLINSFNDINFSKYFNNILKTAWVKL, from the coding sequence ATGGCAAAAGAAATAATACTTACTGTAGAAGAATTGATGAACCCTAAAATTATGACAAACTTATTTTTATATGGTGAAAAAACAAAACCAAACAACGACAGAGTAATAAGCGAAGAATTTATAGACAGAAAAGGTAATGGTGAAAAATATGGTGTAATAGTAAAAATTTTACCCAATGAAATAAGTAAATTTATGAATACATATGGTAGATTTGCAAATGCAAGCCAGACTGCTGTTGTGAAAGAATTTTTTGATAATTCAAGTTTGAAACCTGGCATATACGCAAGAAACGATATTGTAATTAGTAATGACAAAGGAGAATATAATCACTCTTATAAAGATATGTTTTTTAAAGGTAGTGATAAAGAAGAGTGGGCTAGAAGGCTCTATATATTAAATTCTCAATCTTTTACGGTTAATTCTTTTGCTAAATTTATAGTTAATAAAGATGGAACAAAGCATATAGAAAATTTAACCATGATTCCCTATTATGATAACTTTGATTTTGATTCAGGAAGTCTTGTAGGAAATATTGGAAATAATCTTTATTTGAAAGATGACATTGATCCCTATAAAATAGGTAAAACAGTATCAATACAATATCCATCTTCTAGTGAATTGCAAAATATACACACTAATTCTAAAATTTATACTTTTGCAGATTATGAAAACGATAAAAGAAGATATAATGAAGAGCATAGCTATATTAGCCCTGCAGACATGTTAACGCCAATTTTAAATATATCAGACGAACTTTGGAACTCTGGTGTTACAAAATTTATTGATAATGAAGGAAAAGTTATAATATATGGAACAAATAGTTCGGATGTTATAAATAGAATTAGTTCATCGGCTAGACATTTATATGAATATTATCTAAAAAATAAAGATAAAGGTGTTGTAATTATAGCTGGTAAGGATGGAGATAAAATACTAGGTAGCGTTTTTGGTAATGATATTTTATACTCATCTGGCTCTATCAGCAAAGAAGATAATTATGCTGATGAACTTAGAGGATTTAGTGGCTTTGATACCTATTACGTAGGAGATAAAGACATTATAGAAGATAGTGATGGTATAGGTATGATAAATTTTAATGGTATCACACTAAAAGGAGCTAAACTAGAAAAAGGAAGCACAAACAGATATAAAGATAAAGAAGGAAATACCTATATAAGAAAAGAAGATGGTTTTAAGTATGAAGGTAAAGATGGAAAAACACTAACTGTAAATTCTAAATTCGAAGAAAACACTCAATCTGGAGTTATAACATATACGACTCTAGGAGTTGTCTTAAATGACAATGACATAGTAGTAAATGTATCTAATCCAACACAACAAGAAGTTAAAGGATATATAGAATTTATCATATCACTAGATGAAGTTAGTTCAAAAGATTTAACCTTTAGACTTAAGAGCATAAAAGGGAGTGCCACAGAAACCATAGACTATGAAGCAGTAGATAAGCTAATAACTATAAAAGCAGGAGATAAAGAGTACAAACTAGCAGTAAAGATAGCAAAGGATGGTAAGAGTGTATTAATAAATAGTTTTAATGATATAAATTTTAGTAAATATTTTAATAATATTTTAAAAACTGCTTGGGTAAAATTATGA
- a CDS encoding calcium-binding protein produces the protein MENILEKASAKIGETVINSVAVGSAIGVFVAGKGSPQAIAGAFAIYGMIKYSGESAGKQTGKELDEYLKKEFGFDTDKFVNDNLDKLKKAISDINPVDMDYWSDVFNNTMKHFKDTKIQFFSISNPIANEEDGKIVFTISLKQALQEDVKLHIKTMNQTAKGDLDFETVDEIVTIFAGATEFEHTIKVAKDGIYEGEEQFNLYIANIDYNGDDKVLLNYTPGLGTIIDFESDKCPTPTKPNFNLSFSLPSTPTYHGGGGGGSWGGFGGGGGWGYTPAIYIPSTPTIPTKPALANIPYVECPSEPDLNSAMTVKFNNLSTPTTRMSLSNTSTLASYPKTTTANNNTNPTSTQANTTITNEATKIYFDMNGDGFKERMVDWFDSNEGVLVNDINKNGIIDSGKEILGNHYTSMNGSKSIDSFTLLKEFDTNNNGVIDIDDNSNLAIWIDKNKNALTDKDELFYIKDSNSPLSSISITPLDTLLSGYDRNHDFKIDINDSIYNHIYYKENIDNTITLYIYGDDSAKEFLGSNNTTNQTVLTNKGIKQVKEIIFYQTNLDLNNFIQGDNKNNHIIGNNYSNTLQGNGGRDMLDGFDGDDILDGGSGSDKLIAGYGNDTLIGGRDNDYLDGGGWDDRYIFSKGDGVDVIVDSGGIKDTIVFSDKSITKDSLIINSNGIDLNISVKSNTKGYLSNQIIIKNFYNIDNRIELIKFSDNSTLTVNDMISLIPTNKADTIYTTELSQTIDAKDGNDIIYANSGNDTIDGGSGDDTIHARGGNNTIIGNKGNDTLNSGSGNDTYIYTIGDDKDSISDSGGVDALVLNDILESKAKFSKVGNNLIISFDKDNQITINNYFIENNSIESIKFKDKTLSLNNVIDIFITDKDDTLIGTNENDIIDAKGGDDTLNGRDGDDSLYGGAGNDTYIFSKNWGKDIIVENGGIDTIKFIDDIKQDDLLIKREDSNLVISSKDGLNLISVKNLFESNYIYENKTIDFIEFNDGKKLNQKDIIDLINAITDKDDIVYNYEPIDNDINTLGGNDTIYGNIKNDTLNGGVGDDIIYGDMGDDNLDGYDGNDTLNGGSGNDRLNGGYGNDIYVFEKGFGSDEIDDYDGKNIIKFGNGITRKDVVFKRWENNLNITIKNSDDKIEFLNIFNRYDKKIVLERIEFFDGDNIEFKDIKQIVSLPTQGDDIIYADGKIDGLGGDDELHGGENDDVLDGGTGNDKLYGMYENDTYIFGRGYGKDFIDDAYLTRELKSRQQASPPTGIDTIQFLKGIRKDDLLFEKRGDDLLIGIKNADKSIDELDDVLTIHKWYYDDNRIEKFILSDKTEISQSFLLESTNYDDNLSLTEEDDIIHGLDGNDILYGKGGNDVIYGDNGDDTLNGDNGKDILDGGAGNDTLYGGESDDIYLFGRGDGKDSIYENTWGYASNVLEFKTGITPKDLVIMYVKEGYNDNNLIVGLKEGDKLINELSDTITLGYWKYNPDGVIKTFKFSDGTIWGVDEIKKHIVKDTLYTPPLVLDLNSNSTTSNFLESSIAYFDYDGDGVRQKTAWIESGDALLAVDINQDGVINDASELFGTYYKLKDESFAKDGYDALKEFDSDNNGIINEFDKDFNKLLAWSDANTDALTDTTELKTLKELNISSIHLPAKENTHTIENGNIISNESVFSHNDLSKSIKDIWFKFSDLLAKSEVPNEILYDNEFKEISVDSTLYVDKTKILSQAGIKELIIRSGYTGLSTSGVSAKASGNDGLFTLENRWFKSDNLDTIYDSSSTQSLAQGSGVVRDLNDVMSDDKDLQENVQNYQDEAIDKEFDELSIDMDNILNDWVLNDKFNSTNSFAPPIVLDLNANGITSTSLDNSDVYFNYNNSNRRDKTAWIEQDDALLGVDINKDGIINSAYELFGTYSKLANATFAKDGYEALNEFDTNKDGVVDSKDNKFDSLLVWQDANQDGKSQNSEVKTLKELGISSLSLNITTLNLNENGNKISAQSSFTTNDGKTGIVRDVWFEVSDKHSIAVSDLSDEDEKKIAIVEAFRGSRLTEHQRANPYILLSVLQEYDNIKFDTMSKILANRLFGENSKSCQLMYQALNLKLARIVNGEASGNEVALSINLLSTALKRDYNYAIFKLNQNYLTNRTIQALLAKTGVKFSLADSIITGIIGKHNFTQNSSDTLDFSSENSGITVDSRGGNDVVIGSNFHDKINSGNDNDILIGGNGIDILRGGGGNDLLIGGKNSTIYEYYLGDGDDVIYDEGGAKKDIIRFAFLKYENLSVEKLGDDMKIHITSSFNSVDIVGSILIKNGYTTGKIEEYYFDGKVLSFDELLKIVKASTSYKFNKGDGVVNIEDSGGNDILVFGDGVNFKNIIITKSENNLLIALKIDGRSYDELTDKLTIKNFFNQDGRIESFIFNNGVILNHNEILKLLNDIKDDKFIIGDSFNNTLNGTDNANVLNGKGGNDILNGYKGDDSYIFELNSGNDTISDSGGVDKIVFGEGITRDSIQSKLLGDDLVIAFKEDGVEFDSLKDKLVVKNWDKLDNKIEKIMYSDAREFDIATLLNREVKFNKDSMEIILKDSLNFSSKLIAKDLDNDKLNYSIVSNAKHGEFVLSSDGMYSYKANDKFVGEDSILVKVSDGMGSDDFATIKFNIKARKPEIKFSQTTVKEDEILQGSVDILNGYDGLKFEILTQAKNGLFSIEKNGDYEYKPELNFNGDDSVEIRVTNSHSLSQSFKINLSIEAVNDTPKFGDDNTSYELKNTNQINLSLNATDIDNDNLIFILKTDVKNGKISIDESGNLTYISNPNFIGYDSAVISVSDGKASVDKEFKFDVKGYEFSEGSLVIDNDENVNSQIKINDVELDQANFIKNNDNLLISTPKGIVTINGYFTGNKVVNSLKFNSSTIDISNIQTPIKQWWQIKPTATLKEAGIILATGEKENLNGSDKDDTIVTNSNDTVYANSGNDTIISYNNDIVYAGNDDDTLISKANNSTLQGENGNDTYIITKEATNTTIKDKELINLIEGGDDTLILQGVKKEEISFKLDGVFMQDLVIRYGSDNNTTLTIKNQTNKYSQIETIKLDDNSFISNEQIDKIIQQVNAYTSDNGISNITHDEARNNQAIMQIYASGWGS, from the coding sequence ATGGAGAATATTTTAGAAAAAGCTAGTGCAAAAATAGGAGAAACAGTCATTAATAGCGTTGCTGTTGGTTCTGCTATTGGTGTATTTGTAGCTGGAAAGGGGTCTCCTCAAGCAATAGCCGGAGCATTTGCAATTTATGGGATGATTAAATATTCGGGAGAATCTGCTGGAAAACAAACAGGCAAGGAATTGGACGAGTATTTAAAAAAAGAATTCGGATTTGACACTGATAAATTTGTAAATGATAATTTAGATAAACTAAAAAAAGCTATAAGTGATATTAACCCTGTAGATATGGATTATTGGAGTGATGTATTTAATAATACAATGAAGCATTTTAAAGATACTAAAATTCAATTTTTTTCCATATCCAACCCAATAGCTAATGAAGAAGATGGAAAAATAGTATTTACTATATCTTTAAAACAAGCGCTTCAAGAAGATGTTAAACTGCATATAAAAACAATGAACCAAACAGCAAAGGGTGATTTGGATTTTGAAACAGTTGATGAAATAGTGACTATATTTGCTGGTGCAACAGAATTTGAACACACTATAAAAGTAGCTAAAGATGGAATTTATGAAGGAGAAGAACAATTTAATTTATATATAGCAAATATTGACTATAATGGAGACGATAAAGTTCTATTAAATTACACGCCTGGTCTTGGCACCATCATAGACTTCGAATCAGACAAATGCCCAACTCCAACTAAACCAAACTTTAATCTTAGCTTTTCTTTACCATCAACACCAACTTATCATGGTGGAGGAGGTGGTGGAAGTTGGGGTGGCTTTGGAGGAGGTGGTGGATGGGGTTATACTCCAGCTATATACATACCTTCAACACCAACTATACCAACTAAACCAGCTTTAGCAAATATACCATATGTAGAATGCCCTAGCGAACCAGACTTAAACTCTGCAATGACAGTAAAGTTTAACAACCTTTCTACACCAACTACAAGAATGAGCTTATCCAACACTTCAACTCTAGCCTCATATCCAAAAACTACTACCGCTAACAATAATACAAATCCTACCTCTACTCAAGCAAACACTACTATAACGAATGAAGCTACTAAGATATACTTTGATATGAATGGTGATGGATTTAAAGAGAGAATGGTTGATTGGTTTGATAGTAATGAAGGAGTCTTGGTAAATGATATAAATAAAAATGGCATTATAGACAGTGGCAAAGAGATACTAGGTAATCACTACACTAGTATGAATGGATCTAAATCAATCGATAGTTTTACTCTGCTTAAAGAGTTTGATACAAACAACAATGGAGTTATAGATATAGATGATAACTCAAATTTAGCCATATGGATAGATAAAAATAAAAATGCTCTAACAGATAAAGATGAACTCTTTTATATAAAAGACTCTAACTCACCACTATCATCTATATCTATAACTCCACTTGATACACTATTAAGTGGGTATGATAGAAATCATGACTTTAAGATTGACATTAATGACTCTATCTATAACCACATCTATTATAAAGAAAACATTGATAATACTATAACTTTATATATCTATGGTGATGATAGTGCTAAAGAGTTCTTAGGAAGTAATAATACAACCAATCAAACAGTACTAACTAATAAAGGTATAAAACAAGTTAAAGAGATTATCTTTTATCAAACAAACTTAGATTTAAATAACTTCATTCAAGGAGATAATAAAAACAACCATATCATAGGGAATAACTACTCTAATACATTACAAGGTAATGGTGGCAGAGATATGCTTGATGGGTTTGATGGAGATGATATACTAGATGGCGGAAGTGGAAGTGATAAGCTAATAGCTGGATATGGAAACGACACTTTAATAGGTGGAAGAGACAATGACTACTTAGATGGTGGAGGATGGGATGATAGATATATCTTTTCTAAAGGAGATGGAGTAGATGTTATAGTTGATAGTGGCGGAATAAAAGATACCATAGTATTTAGTGATAAAAGCATAACTAAAGATAGCCTTATAATAAACTCTAATGGCATAGACTTAAACATATCAGTTAAATCAAACACAAAAGGCTACCTAAGCAATCAAATAATAATTAAAAACTTCTATAACATAGACAACAGAATAGAGCTGATTAAATTTAGTGATAACTCTACTTTAACAGTAAATGATATGATATCACTAATACCAACTAACAAAGCCGATACTATATACACAACAGAACTATCTCAAACAATAGATGCAAAAGATGGCAATGATATCATATATGCAAATAGTGGAAATGACACTATAGATGGTGGAAGTGGAGATGATACTATACATGCTAGAGGTGGAAACAATACCATCATAGGAAATAAAGGCAATGATACTTTAAACTCAGGAAGTGGAAATGACACTTATATATACACTATAGGAGATGATAAAGATAGTATAAGCGATAGTGGCGGAGTTGATGCTTTGGTTTTAAATGATATCTTAGAAAGCAAAGCTAAATTTAGTAAAGTTGGTAATAACTTAATTATAAGCTTTGATAAAGATAACCAAATAACCATAAATAACTACTTTATAGAAAATAACTCCATAGAAAGTATTAAATTTAAAGACAAAACACTATCTTTAAATAATGTCATAGATATATTTATAACAGATAAAGATGATACTTTAATTGGTACAAATGAAAATGATATCATAGATGCTAAAGGCGGAGATGACACTTTAAACGGTAGAGATGGTGATGACTCACTTTATGGTGGGGCTGGAAATGATACTTATATCTTTAGTAAAAATTGGGGTAAAGATATAATCGTAGAAAACGGTGGAATTGATACAATTAAATTTATAGATGATATAAAGCAAGATGATTTGCTTATAAAAAGAGAAGACTCAAATTTAGTAATTTCTAGTAAAGACGGCTTAAATTTAATTAGCGTTAAAAACTTGTTTGAATCAAACTATATTTATGAAAATAAAACTATAGATTTTATAGAATTTAATGATGGTAAAAAACTAAATCAAAAAGATATAATAGATTTGATTAACGCTATAACGGATAAAGATGATATTGTATATAATTATGAGCCTATAGATAACGATATTAATACTTTAGGCGGTAATGATACGATATATGGTAATATCAAAAACGATACATTAAATGGTGGAGTCGGCGATGACATCATCTATGGCGATATGGGCGATGATAATTTAGATGGATATGATGGAAATGATACTTTAAATGGTGGAAGTGGTAACGACAGGCTTAATGGAGGATATGGTAATGATATATATGTATTTGAAAAAGGCTTTGGAAGTGATGAGATTGATGACTATGATGGTAAAAATATCATTAAATTTGGCAATGGTATAACTAGGAAAGATGTGGTATTTAAAAGATGGGAAAACAATTTAAATATAACTATCAAAAATTCAGATGATAAAATAGAATTCTTAAATATTTTTAATAGATATGATAAAAAAATAGTACTTGAGCGTATAGAGTTCTTTGATGGCGATAATATTGAATTTAAAGATATTAAACAAATAGTAAGTTTGCCAACACAAGGTGATGATATTATATATGCAGATGGCAAGATAGATGGGCTTGGTGGAGATGATGAACTGCATGGAGGCGAGAATGATGATGTGCTAGATGGCGGAACTGGCAATGATAAGTTGTATGGCATGTATGAGAATGATACATATATATTTGGTAGAGGATATGGAAAAGATTTTATAGATGATGCATATTTAACCAGAGAATTAAAATCAAGACAACAAGCCTCGCCCCCAACTGGTATAGACACTATACAGTTTTTAAAAGGTATTAGAAAAGATGACTTGCTTTTTGAAAAAAGAGGAGATGATTTACTTATAGGTATCAAAAACGCAGATAAGTCTATAGACGAATTAGATGATGTTTTAACAATACATAAATGGTATTATGACGATAATAGAATAGAGAAATTTATACTTAGCGATAAAACAGAAATTTCTCAAAGCTTTTTACTTGAGTCAACAAATTATGATGATAATCTATCTTTAACAGAAGAAGATGATATTATTCATGGTCTTGATGGAAATGATATATTGTATGGCAAAGGTGGCAATGACGTTATATATGGAGATAATGGAGATGATACACTAAATGGAGATAATGGCAAAGATATTTTAGACGGTGGGGCTGGAAATGATACTCTTTATGGCGGAGAAAGTGATGATATATATCTTTTTGGAAGAGGAGATGGAAAAGATAGCATATATGAAAATACTTGGGGGTACGCTAGTAATGTGCTAGAGTTTAAAACTGGAATAACGCCTAAAGATCTAGTTATAATGTATGTTAAAGAAGGGTATAATGATAATAATTTAATAGTAGGATTAAAAGAAGGCGATAAGCTTATAAACGAACTATCTGATACTATTACTTTGGGATATTGGAAATATAATCCTGATGGAGTCATAAAGACTTTTAAATTTAGCGATGGGACTATATGGGGTGTAGATGAAATCAAAAAACATATAGTTAAAGACACTTTGTATACTCCACCACTTGTGCTTGATCTAAACTCAAATTCTACTACTTCGAATTTTCTTGAAAGTTCAATTGCTTACTTTGACTATGATGGAGATGGAGTTAGACAAAAAACTGCTTGGATAGAGAGCGGAGATGCTCTTTTGGCGGTTGATATCAACCAAGATGGCGTTATAAATGACGCAAGTGAACTTTTTGGTACTTATTATAAACTAAAAGATGAATCTTTTGCTAAAGATGGATATGATGCGCTAAAAGAATTTGATAGCGATAATAATGGTATTATAAATGAGTTTGATAAGGACTTTAACAAACTTTTAGCATGGAGTGATGCAAATACAGATGCCTTAACAGATACGACTGAACTTAAAACTCTTAAAGAGCTTAATATTTCAAGTATTCATCTTCCAGCCAAAGAAAATACACACACTATAGAAAATGGCAACATCATATCAAATGAGTCTGTTTTTTCTCACAATGACTTATCAAAAAGCATTAAAGATATATGGTTTAAATTTAGTGATTTATTAGCCAAATCAGAAGTTCCAAATGAGATTTTATACGATAATGAATTTAAAGAGATAAGTGTTGATTCTACACTTTATGTTGATAAAACTAAGATTTTATCACAAGCAGGTATTAAAGAGCTTATCATAAGAAGTGGCTATACTGGACTTAGTACTAGTGGTGTAAGCGCAAAAGCAAGTGGAAATGATGGACTTTTTACCTTAGAAAACAGATGGTTTAAATCGGATAATCTTGATACTATTTATGATAGTTCAAGTACACAAAGCTTAGCACAAGGTAGTGGTGTGGTTAGGGATTTAAATGATGTTATGAGTGATGATAAAGATTTGCAAGAAAATGTTCAAAACTATCAAGATGAAGCTATAGATAAAGAATTTGATGAGTTAAGTATAGATATGGATAATATACTTAATGATTGGGTTTTAAATGATAAATTTAACTCAACCAACTCCTTTGCTCCACCTATTGTACTTGATTTAAATGCAAACGGTATAACTTCGACATCATTAGATAACTCGGATGTGTATTTTAACTATAATAATAGCAACAGAAGAGATAAAACAGCTTGGATAGAACAAGACGATGCTCTACTTGGAGTAGATATTAATAAAGATGGCATTATAAACAGTGCCTATGAATTGTTTGGAACCTACTCAAAACTAGCAAATGCTACCTTTGCTAAAGATGGATATGAGGCTTTAAATGAGTTTGATACCAACAAAGATGGTGTTGTAGATAGCAAAGATAATAAATTTGACTCTTTACTTGTTTGGCAAGATGCTAATCAAGACGGTAAGAGTCAAAATAGTGAAGTTAAAACTCTAAAAGAGCTTGGAATTTCATCGCTATCTTTAAATATAACAACTCTAAATTTAAATGAAAATGGAAACAAAATATCGGCTCAAAGCTCTTTTACTACCAATGATGGAAAAACCGGTATTGTTCGTGATGTATGGTTTGAAGTAAGTGATAAACACTCCATAGCAGTTAGCGACTTAAGCGATGAAGATGAGAAAAAAATAGCCATAGTAGAGGCATTTCGTGGCTCAAGACTTACAGAACATCAAAGAGCAAATCCATATATATTGCTTTCGGTTTTGCAAGAGTATGATAATATTAAATTTGATACTATGAGCAAAATTTTAGCAAATAGATTGTTTGGAGAAAACTCAAAAAGTTGCCAACTGATGTATCAAGCACTAAATTTAAAATTAGCTCGCATAGTAAATGGCGAAGCCAGCGGAAATGAAGTTGCGCTTAGTATAAATTTACTATCAACTGCGCTAAAAAGAGATTATAACTATGCTATATTTAAGTTAAATCAAAACTATTTAACCAACAGGACTATTCAAGCTTTGCTTGCAAAAACAGGAGTTAAATTTAGCCTTGCTGATTCTATAATAACAGGAATTATAGGTAAACATAACTTTACACAAAACAGTAGCGATACTCTTGATTTCTCATCTGAAAATTCCGGTATAACTGTAGATAGCAGAGGTGGGAATGATGTTGTTATAGGCTCAAATTTTCATGATAAGATAAATTCTGGCAATGACAATGATATATTAATAGGCGGAAATGGTATAGATATATTAAGAGGCGGTGGCGGAAATGATCTTTTAATAGGTGGTAAAAATAGCACTATATACGAATACTATCTTGGAGATGGTGATGATGTTATTTACGATGAAGGTGGGGCAAAAAAAGATATCATTAGATTTGCTTTTTTAAAGTACGAAAACTTAAGTGTGGAAAAGCTTGGTGATGATATGAAAATTCATATAACAAGCTCATTTAACAGCGTAGATATAGTTGGAAGTATATTGATTAAAAACGGCTATACAACAGGTAAAATAGAAGAGTATTATTTCGATGGCAAGGTTTTGAGCTTTGATGAGCTTTTAAAAATAGTTAAAGCCTCTACAAGTTATAAATTTAATAAAGGTGATGGTGTTGTAAACATAGAAGATAGCGGTGGAAATGACATCCTTGTCTTTGGCGATGGGGTAAATTTTAAAAATATTATCATAACAAAATCAGAAAATAACTTGCTTATAGCTTTAAAAATCGATGGTAGAAGCTATGACGAGTTAACAGATAAACTAACTATAAAAAATTTCTTTAACCAAGATGGCAGGATAGAGAGTTTTATATTTAATAATGGAGTGATACTAAATCATAATGAAATATTGAAATTACTTAATGATATAAAAGATGATAAATTTATCATAGGCGATAGTTTTAATAATACTTTAAATGGTACAGATAATGCAAATGTATTAAATGGAAAAGGAGGCAATGATATATTAAATGGATATAAAGGAGATGATAGTTATATCTTTGAGTTAAACAGCGGTAACGATACTATAAGTGATAGTGGTGGAGTAGATAAAATAGTATTTGGCGAAGGCATCACAAGAGACAGCATCCAAAGCAAGCTTTTAGGAGATGATTTAGTCATAGCATTTAAAGAAGATGGGGTTGAGTTTGATAGTTTGAAGGATAAACTAGTTGTTAAAAACTGGGATAAACTTGATAATAAAATAGAAAAGATAATGTATAGTGATGCTAGAGAATTTGATATAGCAACTCTGCTTAACAGAGAAGTTAAATTTAATAAAGATAGTATGGAAATTATCTTAAAAGATAGTCTAAATTTCTCTTCAAAACTTATAGCAAAAGATTTAGATAATGATAAATTAAACTACAGTATAGTATCAAATGCAAAGCACGGAGAGTTTGTCTTAAGTAGCGATGGCATGTATAGCTATAAGGCAAATGATAAATTTGTAGGAGAAGACAGTATTTTAGTAAAAGTAAGTGATGGTATGGGAAGTGACGATTTTGCAACTATTAAATTTAACATAAAAGCACGTAAACCAGAGATTAAATTTAGTCAAACTACTGTAAAAGAGGATGAAATTTTACAAGGTAGTGTTGATATACTAAATGGTTATGATGGTTTGAAATTTGAGATTTTAACACAAGCTAAAAATGGTTTATTTAGCATAGAAAAAAATGGAGATTATGAGTATAAACCAGAGTTAAACTTTAATGGAGATGATAGCGTCGAGATAAGAGTAACTAACAGCCATAGTTTAAGTCAAAGTTTTAAAATAAATTTAAGTATAGAAGCAGTAAATGACACGCCAAAATTTGGTGATGATAACACAAGTTATGAGCTTAAAAACACAAATCAAATAAATTTAAGTTTAAATGCGACAGACATAGATAATGATAATCTTATATTTATACTCAAAACAGATGTTAAAAATGGCAAGATAAGTATAGATGAGAGTGGAAATTTAACCTATATATCAAATCCAAATTTTATAGGTTACGACAGTGCAGTTATAAGCGTAAGTGATGGAAAGGCAAGTGTTGATAAAGAGTTTAAATTTGA